From Planctomycetota bacterium, the proteins below share one genomic window:
- a CDS encoding MBL fold metallo-hydrolase, which translates to MSDARYEWKLLRAGAFRLDAGSMFGLVPRTVWSRSLPVDDRGRMDVQHNCLLLWRREGDATRRVLIETGTGDKMDDKNRDIFALENRSITDALREAQTEPEQIDAVVVSHLHFDHAGGLTRLARPGETPEWTGPGAAGVIGVVRTFPRARVYAQAREWEDALANRSVMTRTYFRDHLEPVRDQIVTVDSPRPFATGYTPGRAERPPTPVAMRETEILPGVSVFLTPGHTWGQQAVRFTDAQGRTVVFTPDVMPTTRHVGAAYSLAYDVEPYTSMVTRGWFLDEAARGNWLLVLDHDPVTPCVRVRANAGGWFDLIPDAADGT; encoded by the coding sequence ATGAGCGATGCGCGATACGAGTGGAAGTTGCTCCGGGCGGGTGCGTTCCGTCTGGACGCGGGGTCGATGTTCGGGCTTGTGCCCCGGACGGTCTGGAGCCGGTCCCTGCCGGTCGACGACCGTGGCCGCATGGACGTGCAGCACAACTGCCTGCTGCTCTGGCGGCGTGAGGGCGACGCGACGCGCCGGGTGCTGATCGAGACCGGCACCGGCGACAAGATGGACGACAAGAACCGCGACATCTTCGCGCTCGAGAACCGGTCGATCACCGACGCCCTGCGCGAGGCCCAGACCGAGCCCGAGCAGATCGACGCGGTCGTCGTCTCGCACCTGCACTTCGACCACGCCGGCGGGCTGACCCGTCTGGCTCGCCCGGGCGAGACGCCCGAGTGGACGGGCCCGGGGGCCGCGGGCGTCATCGGGGTGGTGCGGACGTTCCCGCGTGCCCGGGTCTACGCGCAGGCGCGGGAGTGGGAGGACGCACTGGCCAACCGCAGCGTGATGACGCGGACGTACTTCCGCGACCACCTGGAGCCCGTGCGCGATCAGATCGTCACCGTCGATTCGCCCCGCCCGTTCGCGACCGGCTACACCCCCGGGCGCGCCGAGCGCCCGCCAACGCCGGTCGCGATGCGCGAGACAGAGATCCTGCCCGGGGTATCCGTGTTCCTGACGCCCGGGCACACGTGGGGGCAGCAGGCGGTGCGCTTCACGGACGCGCAGGGCCGCACCGTGGTGTTTACGCCCGACGTGATGCCCACGACGCGTCACGTCGGCGCGGCGTACAGCCTCGCCTACGACGTGGAGCCCTACACCAGCATGGTGACGCGCGGGTGGTTCCTCGACGAGGCGGCCCGGGGAAACTGGCTCCTCGTGCTCGATCACGACCCCGTCACCCCGTGCGTTCGCGTGCGGGCGAACGCGGGCGGGTGGTTTGATCTGATTCCGGACGCCGCCGACGGGACCTAA
- a CDS encoding glycosyltransferase family 2 protein — translation MDRAARTPPPAPRPDVPVRSLAIVLPCRNEADAVADVVDGALRWGGASAPVLEVVLVDDASTDRTGGIADDLARRDARVRVVHNARSRGYGGALRAGFAATTADWVFYTDGDGQFDLAELPGFLAHLVDADVVIGRRARRAEGPVRRLNAWGWTLAVNAAFGLRVRDVDCAFKVFPGAFLRALPLVSDGALISAELLARSRRAGLRVVQRDVSHHPRRAGRATGANLRVIARAFRELVSLRATIRGGASGRGASVPPEPERPTPPGANDPPRSRSTPPE, via the coding sequence ATGGATCGCGCCGCCCGCACCCCGCCGCCCGCCCCCCGCCCCGACGTGCCCGTCCGCTCGCTGGCGATCGTGCTGCCGTGCCGGAACGAGGCCGACGCCGTCGCCGATGTCGTCGACGGCGCCCTGCGCTGGGGCGGCGCGTCGGCGCCGGTGCTCGAGGTGGTGCTCGTCGACGACGCGAGCACCGATCGCACCGGGGGGATCGCCGACGACCTGGCGCGGCGCGACGCGCGCGTCCGCGTGGTGCACAACGCGCGCTCGCGCGGGTACGGCGGGGCGCTGCGGGCGGGCTTCGCCGCCACCACCGCCGACTGGGTCTTCTACACCGACGGCGACGGGCAGTTCGACCTCGCCGAACTCCCGGGATTCCTCGCTCATCTGGTCGACGCGGACGTCGTGATCGGGCGCCGGGCACGCCGCGCCGAAGGGCCGGTGCGCCGGCTGAACGCGTGGGGGTGGACGCTGGCGGTGAACGCGGCGTTCGGGCTGCGCGTGCGCGACGTGGACTGCGCGTTCAAGGTGTTTCCGGGCGCGTTCTTGCGGGCGCTGCCGCTGGTGTCGGACGGCGCCCTGATCTCCGCGGAACTGCTGGCGCGAAGCCGGCGCGCGGGGCTGCGCGTGGTGCAGCGCGACGTCTCGCACCACCCCCGGCGCGCCGGGCGCGCCACGGGCGCGAACCTGCGGGTCATCGCCCGCGCCTTCCGTGAGCTTGTGTCGCTGCGTGCGACGATCCGGGGCGGGGCGTCCGGGCGGGGGGCGAGCGTGCCCCCGGAGCCCGAGCGCCCCACGCCGCCCGGGGCGAACGATCCCCCGCGTTCTCGGTCGACGCCGCCCGAGTAG
- a CDS encoding tetratricopeptide repeat protein — MQPLSNSPTHPPAAGTWRLAPAAVALFIGTLLVLSPALRNSWTGWDDTAYVLNNPLMHAPDALARIWTTRDTEQFYPLTFTSYYVQHAIFGAAPAGYHAVNLVLHALNAVLCLALARALGLGRWAALFAAALFAIHPTQVMSVAWIAEHKNTLCGTFAFASALAWVRSARSTRVALWYAVSLLAFVLAMLAKTAVIGLPFALVLLDTFVLRTTWGGRIARIVPMLIAAVALGVITYLFEQKFVDRQSPDWIPSLAQRLQIAGAAPWAYLWHLAWPWRLSPAYGPWGVDAARLLWWLPLGVSALAGVALLVGHGRGRVSGWWVWGAGHFLLLLGPTLGIIAFGNLAVTPVSDHFLYLASFGLFLPAARAGEHLAARLNPTPIAAGAALALVACGLLSFRDTRVYRDAVSMWTRGVEVAPNNYTAHLALAEGLSKSGRVREALPHYQRAVELRPNWPDAWLFLGATSRDAGDIETAARAFGRAFELSPANVEAAVGLASVLELQGEIERALALFEGAVAREPRHLEARLGLAKMYLGYARYSDALSQFEAARALRPDLSWTHLGVATSLRGLRRHADAIASLREGLRRVPDDVAVLNMLARLLSTAPDDSARNGPEGVELASRAVEIGGGHPHLLDTLAAALAESGRAADASRVSSEAAALHARYNTPEAAAQSRELAARYAQGERLRE, encoded by the coding sequence GTGCAGCCGCTTTCCAACAGCCCGACACACCCGCCGGCCGCCGGCACATGGCGGCTCGCGCCCGCCGCGGTGGCGCTGTTCATCGGCACGCTGCTGGTGCTGTCGCCCGCGCTGCGGAACTCCTGGACGGGGTGGGACGACACGGCGTACGTGCTGAACAACCCGCTGATGCACGCCCCCGACGCCCTCGCCCGTATCTGGACGACCCGCGACACCGAGCAGTTCTACCCGCTCACGTTCACGTCGTACTACGTGCAGCACGCGATTTTCGGGGCCGCCCCCGCGGGGTATCACGCCGTCAACCTCGTGCTCCACGCGTTGAACGCCGTGCTCTGCCTGGCGCTGGCCCGCGCACTGGGGCTGGGCAGGTGGGCGGCGTTGTTCGCGGCGGCGCTCTTCGCCATCCACCCGACGCAGGTCATGTCGGTCGCGTGGATCGCCGAGCACAAGAACACCCTGTGCGGCACATTCGCGTTCGCCTCCGCGCTCGCCTGGGTGCGCTCAGCGCGATCCACCCGCGTCGCGCTCTGGTACGCCGTCTCGCTCCTCGCGTTCGTGCTGGCGATGCTCGCCAAGACCGCCGTCATCGGGCTGCCCTTCGCGCTCGTGCTCCTCGACACGTTCGTGCTTCGCACCACCTGGGGCGGACGCATCGCCCGCATCGTGCCCATGCTCATCGCCGCGGTCGCGCTGGGCGTCATCACCTACCTCTTCGAGCAGAAGTTCGTCGATCGCCAGAGCCCGGACTGGATCCCCTCCCTCGCCCAGCGGCTCCAGATCGCCGGCGCCGCCCCGTGGGCGTATCTCTGGCACCTCGCGTGGCCCTGGAGACTCTCGCCCGCGTACGGCCCGTGGGGCGTCGACGCCGCCCGCCTGCTGTGGTGGCTGCCCCTCGGGGTCAGCGCGCTCGCCGGCGTCGCGCTGCTCGTGGGGCATGGGCGCGGGCGTGTGTCGGGGTGGTGGGTATGGGGCGCGGGTCACTTCCTGCTGCTGCTGGGCCCGACGCTCGGGATCATCGCGTTCGGCAACCTCGCGGTGACGCCCGTCTCGGACCACTTCCTATACCTCGCGTCGTTCGGGCTGTTCCTGCCCGCGGCCCGCGCGGGGGAACACCTCGCCGCGCGACTGAACCCGACGCCGATCGCCGCCGGCGCGGCACTCGCCCTGGTCGCGTGCGGGTTGCTCTCGTTCCGCGACACGCGGGTCTATCGCGACGCGGTCTCGATGTGGACGCGGGGCGTGGAGGTCGCGCCGAACAACTACACGGCTCACTTGGCGCTGGCGGAAGGGCTGTCAAAGTCCGGGCGTGTGCGTGAGGCGCTGCCCCACTACCAGCGGGCCGTCGAGCTCCGCCCGAACTGGCCCGACGCGTGGCTGTTCCTGGGCGCGACGTCGCGCGACGCGGGCGACATCGAGACCGCGGCCCGCGCGTTCGGCCGGGCGTTCGAGCTGTCGCCGGCGAACGTCGAGGCCGCGGTCGGGCTGGCGTCGGTGCTCGAACTGCAGGGGGAGATCGAGCGCGCGCTGGCGCTGTTCGAGGGGGCGGTGGCGCGGGAACCGCGTCACCTCGAGGCCCGCCTGGGGCTGGCGAAGATGTACCTGGGGTACGCCCGGTACTCCGACGCCCTGTCGCAGTTCGAGGCGGCCCGCGCGCTGCGTCCGGATCTATCGTGGACGCACCTGGGGGTCGCGACGAGCCTGCGCGGGCTGCGGCGGCACGCCGACGCGATCGCGAGCCTGCGCGAGGGCCTGCGCCGCGTGCCGGACGACGTCGCGGTGCTGAACATGCTCGCACGCCTGCTCTCGACCGCGCCGGACGACAGCGCCCGCAACGGCCCGGAGGGCGTCGAGCTCGCCTCGCGTGCGGTAGAGATCGGGGGCGGACATCCGCACCTGCTCGACACGCTCGCGGCGGCGCTGGCCGAATCGGGGCGGGCGGCGGACGCGTCGCGCGTGTCGTCAGAGGCCGCCGCGCTGCACGCACGCTACAACACCCCGGAGGCGGCGGCCCAGAGCCGTGAACTCGCGGCTCGGTACGCGCAAGGGGAGAGACTCCGCGAATGA